The window TCGCCTGCGCCCCGAGTTGATGCAAATGGGCGCCAGGTTCCTGCGGATCGGAGCGCTGGTTTTCGGCAGCGGTTATGCCATGCTTCCTTTCATACAGGACGCTGTGGTCAACCAATTCGCCTGGTTGACCAACCAGCAGTTTGCCGTCGCGTTGGCCATGAGCCTGATTACCCCCGGCCCGGTGACGATTATCGGCACGTTCATAGGGTACAAGGTGGCCGGTGTTGCGGGAGCTCTGGCAGGAATGGTGAACATGTACTTTCCCGCCTGGGCCATGACGACGATCGTCGCTGCGCCATACGCCAAAGCCGGCCAGGTGGGCTACGTCAAACAGGTAATCGGAGGTATCGTTGCGGCATTTATCGGTACTCTCGTAGTCGTCCTGATCCAACTTGGCGTCGATACTCTGGTCGATATTTCTACCCTTGCAATGGCCACGGCCGCTTTTGCGGTGCAGCGATTCGTCAAGATTGACACTATCTGGATCGTGCTTGGCGGCGCCCTTGTGTCACTTTTACTTTTCCGCTAGTTCGGATTTGTTGTTGCTCAGAGGGGTTTTCCGTTCTGTCGCCCTGCCGACCAGGTACTACCTCCCGCCGTCTTTCGGATCCTGGTACCCGAGATCCCCTGACCGGCATCCTCTAAAACAAGAGGAGGCAGATCGATGATCCCCTTGGTCGCAGGCGGCAACCGACTCGAGTTCATCTGGCATGGCCCAGGACCGGGAGATGCACCCACGCTCGTCTTTCTGCACGATGGAATCGGGTGCGCCGCGACATGGCGTGACTTTCCCGCGGCGCTTGCCCGCGAGACCGGATGCGGCGCGCTCGTCTACAGCCGTGTCGGATACGGCGGCTCCGATCCCGTCCCGCTTCCTCGACCACTCACCTATATGCAGGACGAGGGCTTCATCCTCCTCCCCGAGGTCCTCGACGCGACGGGCGTCCGCAAGGCCTTTCTCGTCGGGCAAAGCGACGGGGGCTCCATCGCGCTGCTTCACTCTTCGACGCAGCGGGCCTCGCCGCGAGTGTGCGGCCTGCTGCTCGAGGCGCCGCACGTGTTCTGCGAAGAGGTCACCCTGCGTGCCATCGAGCACGCTCGGGATGAGTACCTTCTCGGCGATCTACGGGCAAAGCTCGAGCGTTACCATGGCGGAAACGTCGACTGCGCCTTCTGGGGCTGGAACCAGGCCTGGCTCGATCCCGGTTTTCGTGCCTGGAACATCGAGGATTGTCTGCCCGCCATCACGGTCCCGGTGCTCGTGGTGCAGGGCTTGGACGATCCGTACGGGACCCTTCGTCAAGTCGATGCGATCGAGCGGCAATGCGGCGGGCCGGTCCGGCGTTGTATCCTCGAGCGGTCCGGTCACAGTCCGCACCGTGACCAGCGCGAACGGACGCTTTCGACGATGGCTTCGTTCGTCCGCGAGCTCTCCGCGGGGGTCTGTCTTCCACACGAATGATGAACGCCGCAAAAGGGGTCCGATTCCGGAATGCTTGGCGGTCTATCGGGAGAGGTTCACTCCAACTCCGACGAATACCGTTTCTTCAGGGACAGGTATTCAGCCTCCGATTCCCGCGTGGAACTGCTGGAGGCTCTTAACCGGGCTCCCCCCGCTGCGGTGCGCCGCGATCCCCTTGGCGGTGGCGACCGCCGCGGCAGTCGTCGTAATGTAGGGGACCTTGTGCTTGATGGCCGCCTTCCGGATGTAGGAGTCGTCGTGGGCGCTGACTTTCCCCACCGGCGTGTTGACGACCAGCTGGATCTCCCCGTTCCGGATCGCGTCGGCGATGTTGGGACGTCCCTCGTGCATCTTCAGGATCGGCCTGGCCACCACGCCGTTCTCCTCGAGGAACTTCCTCGTCCCGTCGGTCGCAACGATGAAGAACCCGAGCTTTTCGAATCTCCTGGCCGCCTCGAGCGCCCCCGGCCGGTCCCGCTCGGAAACGGTGATCAGGACCGTCCCCTCCAGCGGCAGCATCTGCGAGGCCGCGACCTGCGCCTTGAAGAAGGCCTCCCCGTACGACCCGGACATCCCGAGGACCTCGCCGGTGGAGCGCATCTCCGGCCCAAGGACCGGGTCGACCTCCGGAAACATGTTGAACGGGAAGACGGCCTCCTTGACCCCGAAATGGGGGATGGGACGGCGTGAAAGCGAAAGGTCGCGCAGCTTCTTCCCGAGCATGACCTGGGTGGCCAGCCGCGCCATCGGGATGTTGCAGACCTTGCTCACGATCGGGACCGTGCGGCTCGCCCTCGGGTTGGCCTCGAGGATGTAGACCGTGTCGTCTGCGATGGCGTACTGGACGTTCATGAGTCCCACCACTCCGAGCGCCACCGCGATCTTCCGGGTGTATTCCTCGATCGTGTCGACGTGCTTCGGAGGAATGCTGACCGGCGGGATCGAGCAGGCCGAGTCTCCGGAGTGGACCCCGGCGAGCTCGATGTGCTCCATCACCGCAGGGACGAACGCGTCGGTCCCGTCGGAGATGGCGTCCGCCTCCGCTTCGATGGCGTTCTCCAGGAACCGGTCGATCAGGATGGGACGCTCGGGCGAGATCTCGACCGCCTTCGCGACGTATTCCCGGAGCATCTCCT is drawn from Deltaproteobacteria bacterium RBG_16_64_85 and contains these coding sequences:
- a CDS encoding alpha/beta hydrolase → MIPLVAGGNRLEFIWHGPGPGDAPTLVFLHDGIGCAATWRDFPAALARETGCGALVYSRVGYGGSDPVPLPRPLTYMQDEGFILLPEVLDATGVRKAFLVGQSDGGSIALLHSSTQRASPRVCGLLLEAPHVFCEEVTLRAIEHARDEYLLGDLRAKLERYHGGNVDCAFWGWNQAWLDPGFRAWNIEDCLPAITVPVLVVQGLDDPYGTLRQVDAIERQCGGPVRRCILERSGHSPHRDQRERTLSTMASFVRELSAGVCLPHE